The genome window AGATAAAGAGGCACTTTCCCTGGCAGAGAAAGAACCTCAAAGAAGCAATCTGATACGTCTTGTGAAACTCTGTTCATGGGGCAGAGGCAATAGTATCCTTGGAATAAGCTATAATTTGTTCAAGCAACTAACATCCAAGGCTTCAACTGGTTTAAGTAAGATCCTTCTTGAGAAGCCAGGTTTGCTTGTTCTTGATGAGGGCCATATTCCTAGAAATGAACGGAGTCTTATATGGAAGGTATTAGGAAAAGTCAAAACTGAGAAGCGTATCATCCTTTCTGGAACTCCTTTTCAGAATAATTTTGTTGAGCTTTACAATATTTTGTGTCTGGTAAGACCTAAGTTTGCTGAAAAGATCTCGAATAAAACATTGAAATCCTGTAGGAGGCAAGAGATTTTCTTAGACAAGGAACAAGCTATCCTAGCAGGAGAAAATGGGGGGAAAGGAATATGGGCTACTCTAACTAGTGATGTTACCAATGACAATGTTGAGGAAGTCCGATCAatattaaaaccttttgtgcatgtTCATAATGGTAGCATCCTTAAAAATCTTCCAGGTTTGAGGGAGTGTTTAATTGTTTTGGATCCACTGCCTCAGCAGAAAAGCATTATTGAGAAAATAAAGTGCATTGGGTCACATGGCAACTTCGAGAGGGAATATAAGGTATGCTTAGCTTCCATTCATCCTTCACTTGTGACTCATCTGAACatgtctgaggaagaagaatctctGGTCGATACTAATTTGCTAGAAAAACTGAAATTGAGCCCAGTTGAGGGTGCAAAAACACGATTCGTCATAGAAGTTGTTCGGTTGTGTGACCCACTCAATGAGAAGGTGTTGATCTTCAGTCAGTATATACAGCCATTGGTTATGATCAAAGAACAACTAATTAATGAATTTGGTTGGAATGAGGGAAAGGAGGTGTTACAGATGGATGGAAAGATTCTCACAAAAAATCGTCAACCTTCAATAGATATTTTTAATGATACAAAAGGCAAAGCAAAAGTGCTACTTGCCTCAACCAAGGCTTGCTGTGAAGGGATAAGCTTGACAGGGGCATCAAGGGTTATACTGCTGGATGTTGTTTGGAACCCAGCGGTAGGTAGGCAAGCAATCAGCAGAGCTTATAGAATTGGACAAAAGAAATTTGTATACGCATACAATTTGATCACATTTGGAACAGGTGAAAGAGAAAAGTACGATAAGCAATCCAAAAAAGATCTCTTGTCGAAATTGCTCTTCTCCCCGGAAATTGATTTCAATAATCTCAGAAACAGTATCTCACAGTCAGAGGAGGGACACTTTCCCAAAATTATCTCTGAAGATAAGATTTTGGAACAGATAGTTGAAAGACTGAAAATTATGTTTGTGGACATCTACTACCCACCAAAGGAGTACTGTATATGCGCATAGCCATTTCCTTGTCTAAAAGGGTGGATTGTGGTTATCTGTGACTGGAACCTGATTCATGGTTTGCCATCTTATAGCATGCTGTATTTGGATGTCAACCAGTAAGTTGTTCAGAAGAGCAATAAAAATTTACAACTTGTTATAATGGTAAAAGTATAGCATTTTTTTGATTGTGCAATATCAACTGATACTATGCAAGCATCCAGAAGTCTGATCTGCTTATTTACATTGGTGCTCTGATATTGCATACAACTTACATTATTTGAGTCTCATTTACACACTGTTTTCCTGTTGTCTGTCAAAGTTGTTTTGGTAATTTGAGAAACAATGCATTTATCTATGAGACTTCCAGGTAACAATTCATGtgcataatatttatttttatttggttcCATAATTTTCATTTTCAATTGACATGAGGCTTATTTGGTTCCATAATTACAGTGGCTTCTGGATTTGGCTCATTAAAAGAAACTTACCTTAGATTATGAAGTAGCAAGTTTTTTCCTGTTATAGATGGGATGACACAGACAATATGCATATGCaccatattgattgatttattattgTTGAATACTGAGATTAATGAGAGTTAGGTCTGCTATTAACCTTTCAGCAAGTGAAAGCTTTTCAGAGTTCATACATGATTTAGCACAGATGATTTATCAGCTTTGTAAGGACTTCGCATATATGAAGTCAGAGTATCCCTAGTCTATATTGGATACTTCTCTTAGTTGACAAATACTAAGCTCTGAGTGTACCCATTATAAAGCCACATTTTCTATTTGAAGGTTCATTGTGaatgatcaaaatttcttatcGTACCAATTTGCCTAGGAAATTATTGGTTGGATTACTTCCTTATTTAATGCTGCAAGGTTTTGCTGAATACTGAGAGTTAGATCTTTTTAAGTTATTGGTTGTATTACTTCCTAAGTGAAagcttttaagttatacatgagagTTATTATTATTGAATACTGAGATAGATGAGAGTTAGATCTTCCAACTTCATACATGAATTAGCACAGATCATGTGTCATCTTCTTAAAATGCAAGAGATAGCATACTGTATTGGATATTTTTCCAGGTAAACAAATACAAAGGCTCTTATGTATCCACTATAATCACATTTTTAAATTAAACGAAttaaaacaatatttttttttacaatatgAAGAAGATAAGTAAAATCTAGATATTGGCTGTTGTAAAAATATCTTCATCACTATTCATCATAAGAGAGCCAATAACATTCTTACTTCCATAAAAAAacacttgatatatatatatatatatatatatatatatatatatatatatatatatatatatatatatatatatatatatgtgtgtgtgtgtgtgtttgtgacaTTGAATTATTGAAGGACTTACTTTTTTACTTAATATGCTTGataggaaaaaaatattattgatgtctTGGTTGACATGGTCCGAACTCCCTAAACGTGACTTCGAATAGTTCAAAAGAAGTTTTTTATATTAAGTTTAAGATATCTTTTTATACCTTCCTCGTTATAATGGGTGAGAATGAAGCTTGTGATTATCTTCTTAAGGAAGATTGTGATTGTCTTCCTTGTCATAATGATGAGAACGAAGTTTATGTGTGTCTTTCTAATCATAATAGATAAGAAGGAAGTTTATGTTTGTTTGTTTTAAATCTTTGTCCATATAGGCAGATGAGTAGAGGGTAACTTGGATCCCATGTGGCGATCACATGTCAACTGACATTGTATTTCTTATCATTTGTCCCCCTCTTCCTAGGCCTAAAAGCGTGCTTCAGGATTCTTATGAGAGGGATTCGAAGTGCGTCATTTAGTTTATTCATTATGGGAGCATTCAAGATTTCCTCTTGTAAGTCGGGCTTTCTCAACTCACATGTATTGAGCATATTTCATCTTGCGCTTTCATTATAATGGATTTTTGCTAGCATATGTTAGGTTTTTTTAACTCATACGTTTCAGCCGCATTTAGCCTTGTCTCTGTCATGATGGATTTCTTTTCACGCGAGTCAGGTTTTTCTGACTTGTGTTTCTCAAGCACATTGGCCTTGTGCTTCGTCGTGACGGATTCTTTGATCAAGTTTTCCCGACTAATACGTCCTGAGCACGTTGGCCTTGTTTACTCTTATTAGATGACAATCCACTAAAGCCACACTAAATTATCACAAACCTTAAAAATAATAAGCATCaaaatttacgtggttcgatatTTCTTCCCTACGGAAATAAATAGCAAAACAATTATTGATTATGGAAGATTTCAGCTATTTTAACTTATAAAATTTGATTTTTGCTAATATGGAATCTTGTCTTTATCCCTTATCGTTTGTtaacaaaaatatatatgtatttgtttctTGAGAACACCCACAACAATCGACAATGTCTAGCAAAAACTAATTGCAACACTTCCCTCGAACTCAGCTTACCAACACACTCGTAAAGAAAAAGATAAGATAAAAAGAATAGAAGACCTTCTGATCCCAAGAAATCACCCTCGACAACTTCAACGTGAATTGATTGCATAGCTGCAGCACATTAAAAGTAGCCCCTAAGAAAGAAAACATTAAAGAAAGAACAGATCTCGTCGCAACTAATTGGTCGGTGAGGAAATCATTAATCTTTTCTTTTCCTCGAGATTGGTGACACCAAGTTTTGCGTTTCAAGTTGGGATTATGTGGGCTTAATCATGTGACAATGACTTATCCCCAAAGCAATAATACTCATGAGAATCATATCTCTATACTTATATCCTTACAAAGTTGACTATCCAAACCGTGTTAATCATTAAAAGACTTAAAATAGCATATATTCATATCTCATATTATTTAAGATACTCCTTTAGTCCTTTGAgtcaatatatacaaatatagtgTCTCCCATGCATTCTAAATATTTTTAGTATTACGATGAGTTTTCGATGTGTGCATATAAAGTCAACACTATAGCTAATACAAATTAGCTGTAATATTACATATAAAGTCCTCTAATCTTTGTAAATACATAATGGTTTATGATCTTTAGTGTGGTAGGATTACAATGGGGAAGAGAAAGATGTAATTGTGTGAGGAATCACTACCGCATCTCTATCTTATTTGTTGTCACTTGCTACGACAGCCGTCGTCTCCGCACCTCTCCGAACCACCAGGAGGTCTCGCTGCGAAGCTTCTTTGTCTTGCGAACGATTTCGAAGATGAGCCTCGGCCATGAAGTCGTCGTCTTGCCTCGCACGGCTCGCCTTGTTGTGGCATTTCTCCTTGCTTCGGTGCTGACATACGCTTGCTTATGGCTCCCGGAGGTGTCAATACCGTCCATGTTTCGGCTGGTACGTACGCATGCCCGTGCGCCGAACGAGCTTCGCCTCCATCTTCATTTAGATAACCTGTTCTTCATCTTGCAATCCTATCCTATCTATCTATCCAATAATGATCAGAAGCAATGTCTTTAACAGCTGAGTCAAATCAGCAGAACCTGATTTCGTTGTTCAATTTCTTGCAAGAACTTTCGGTTCTGTCATCCAATACATACAGTTTTAGGTAATGCTTTACTTCGATGTTTGGGATCTCCATAGATTTTTGCATGTTCAGCTGGCCGAATTCATCCCCTTTCCCGACTTAACGATATAACATTTAATTGAGCAAAACAAATGTGTTCATAATTACTTCAAACATTCTGTACTTTCTTTGGCCATGCAGACGACCCAGAAAGACGAGCTTCAAAGACAGTTGGAGGGAGCTTCCATGGCGAACAGGACATTGATAATAGGAGTGATTAGTAATGCCTCTGCGGAAGACGACAGTATCCTCCAACTTTTCCTCCAAAGCATGCGGGAAGGGGAGGAGACTCGGTTCTTGATCAAACACATTCTTTTCGCTGCAGCCGATCCGACAGCATACAACAACTGCATGGTTCTTCAGCTTCATTGCTACCAGCTATATACTGGACATGTTTTCACTTCGCCAGATGCAAGCTCTCAAAATGCAAGCTACACCAGCCTCACTCGGACACAAACTCTCTTCCTCGGAGAAGTTCTCGGCCGTGGGTTCAGCTTCATCTTCACAGTAAGTCAGCTGAATTTGGACAAACATTCATGCATGCAAAAGACCACACATCCGTAGTTCTTATTGCACTTCTGCGCTTACAGGAAATGGATGTAATGTGGCTGAAGAACCCATTCGCAAGGTTGAGCCACAGTGGAGAAGACATGCTGTTAAGTCACGGTGTATACGATGGGCATCGATTCGAAGAATTCAACTCCACCAACAGTGGCTTATACTTTGTTTCTTCAAATGAAAAGACTACTGCATTGTTCAAGCAATCATATGCTGTGATGCATCACTCAAAGAGCATGAGAGAAGACGATGCGCTATATGTTTTGAGGTCCGAAGAAGTCCTTCGGCAGTTGGACATGAAAGTGGGATACTTGGATCCGACATCCTTCGGCAGTTTCTGCCAGGATAACCTGGATATCACAAAGGTCATTACGGTGCATGCAAACTGCTGTCCCAGCAATAAAGCAAAGATTGAGGATCTCACAGCCATGCTTGATGCCCGGAAAGCATACAATGGCACATTTAATGCCACAATTCCTGCTCACGGTTCTTGTTCCCAATCATGGAAGGTATATTCTGAACTTATTGCATTTCAAAAGAGCAGAAAGTAATCTTCAAAATGTTTCTATATAGAGGATTTGTCTCATATGTTGAGTTCACAAGCAGAGTTCATGTTTTGTATCTTCATTCAAACCATCAAACCATGTTGGTACACAGAATTCCAGAGTTCCTTAAACATTCACCATAGCATCGATGAGAAATTCGATTCACTTTTGTCAGCTGAAGTCCTGCAAAGATCTTCTCTcgtatatgaaagattcataCTTCTTCCTTGCTCATGCATCTTATTGTTGCTTTTGGCCAGACATATCAGCTTGAAACAGCTTTGCAAGGTGCTTCCATGGGGAACAAGACCGTGATCATCAGTTACCTAAACAAGGCATATGTCGATGAGAACGGCATGCTGGATCTCTTCCTGAGAAGCCTGACAGAAGGGGAGAGTACCGCATTCTTGATCAAACACCTCTTCCTCATCACAGTGGATCAAATTTCTTTCGAACGTTGTAGAACGCTGAATCTTCATTGTTATAGGCCTGTTGCCGAGGGCCTTAATTTCTCCAAGGAGCAGCTCTTCATGTCTGCTGGCTACATTGACTTGGTGTGgcagaaaattctcattcttggACAAATCCTTGAGCACGGATACAACTTCATCTTCACGGTCGGTCAATGTAGGCCTTAGATTTCAATTCCAAGAGTCGAATCATTTCCGATCTCACCTTTTTTGCTTTTGCTGTAATCAGGACATGGATGTCATATGGCTAAGGAATCCCTTTGCCAAGTTGAATCTAAATGGCGAGGACTTCCAGATAAGTTGCGACAGATACAATGGCAGTCCATTCGACGATTCTAATTCCATCAACACAGGATTTTTCTTTGTGAGGTCCAACAACAAAACCATCAAGCTGTTCGACATGTGGTCTGCGTCAAGAGAATCCTTTGGGCAAAAGCATGATCAAGATGTTCTTGCTGCTTTGAAATCTGCGGGTGTCTTCAAGCAATTAGGCATCAGTGTTCGATATTTAGACACTCTTTACTTCAGTACATTCTGTCAAGACAGCGAGAGCTTCAAAGAAGTGACTACGGTGCACGGCAACTGCTGTCGAAGTATAAAAGCGAAGATAGATGACCTGACTGCAGCTCTACAAACCTGGAAGAAATTTGATGGCACTACAGCACTCACATGGCCGAAGCACATAGCATGTATACAGTCCTGGAGAGATTAACTGTCAAATGTAGCTTCCGAAATCTATATCTTGTTTCTTCATCTCTTTCATTCCATGAGTTCTTTAATATGTTGAAGTTGGATCCTCCATTAATAAGATATCTGAGGTCTCTATTATTTAGTCCTTGTGCTGCTACGAGCCGAGATCGTCGGTACACCAAGCCATTAACACCACTTGGTACGAAGCTGTGCGTTTTCTCTATCACCACTCCAACCTTTCCCCATCAAAGCCTTCTCTGGAACCATCAGAGAGTGTCAAAGCATGTCTTCACTGGCTTTTGCTTCGTAGGATCGTTTGTACTTTGAAGACTGCTGCTTGAGATCTGTTGAGTCGTTTGTAAGTGTAcagttctttttctttaaatagatCGAATTTTATTTTGGGAAAAAATACAATCTTTTTGCCCACAATTAAGCAAAATGATGCTGGGAATATGATTTAGCCAAGAAATTGTGAAGGAAAAGGAATACGATCACGTCAACCCAATCATCCTCTTGGGAGAAGACAAAAGCATGAAAACAGTTTAGGCATATGATAAGATTGTGTATCGAAGTGAGCAACATAATTAAATATGTTGATAGAGAAGCAGCGCTTTAGTAGCAATCTTACAAGCCATTCCACAAGACTCGATCCTCTCAGAGACACAAAGCTTGAGCAACATCCATTATTCATGATGGTCCTTCAGACACTTCCGAAGAGAACTCACGTAGTAACAACGCATTCTACGTGGGTCGACTTCCTAAAATGAACTGAAACATTCATGTTCGGAAGAGTTCTCATCGTCGCAGGGAGAATGGGTGTGTCTGCCCTCGTACGTGGTGATGACCATTCGACAGTCCGACGACAGTCGCTCAACTCTTTTCTTCACTCTGCAGTTGTTGTGGGTGCAGCGGTAGTAGCTTCTGCTGACAAAGTTGAGATGACAAATACATGTAGAAAGCTCGATGTTTCGTGTGGAATGCAACCCCTCCTATGATTCCTAGCTAGATAACACATTTGATGCActtccaaaaagaaaagaaaattttcacctgtCATCCATCTTTCTTTATCTTTATAATCCTAAATTTTACCTAAAAATTTCTACTTGAATCAACATCAAATTCCGTATCATTGATTTCATGTTTGTCAAAAAGGTTTCACTTATCAACTGTAGTTTGCTTTATCAATGGCTAACTGAATCTAGTCAAGTCTTGCACTATATACATATTATTCATTTACTTAGTCCAATGAGTTTTATGTGCTATTGGTGTTTTGCATAGTTGCCTAAAtgactttatattttttataaacataaattaattatatttattttccaaCAATGTgctactttctctctctctttatatatatattcaaaacataAATAGAGAAAGATCTTAAATGCCAGTTTTGCATGCTTATCATCAGTTCACTCCAACATTTATGAGAGATCTATTTTCAACTCTGGAAATTCTTGAACAGTTATTGACTTCATATATCCTCACTCTTAATGCCTGGATACAGTCAGTGGCACTACTATTCATCATTTGTAAGCTTGACTGGTAAAGAAAAGGAAACTGCATATATTTGAAATGATGAGATTAAAGCTCATGTCAAATAAAAAAACATATGTCCTTTTATGCATTCATATGGATTTATTAGAATCTTTCTTGTTGTTTTGATGTCTTTCAAGTAAGATGATATCTGTGATGATTTACCTACATCCATGATCATTCTTATCGATTGGTGTCATGATTcaaagactgatgatgaaggtacCTGGGATGGAGGCTGTTCTTCACCACTTTTTGCCCATATTTCCTCCACTTGTACCCATCGTCTAGGACATCCACATCGCTTCTTGTTTGGAAGCAGAACCTTGGCTCCCTCATCTTCCTTTTC of Musa acuminata AAA Group cultivar baxijiao chromosome BXJ1-7, Cavendish_Baxijiao_AAA, whole genome shotgun sequence contains these proteins:
- the LOC103990427 gene encoding uncharacterized protein At4g15970-like; translation: MSLGHEVVVLPRTARLVVAFLLASVLTYACLWLPEVSIPSMFRLTTQKDELQRQLEGASMANRTLIIGVISNASAEDDSILQLFLQSMREGEETRFLIKHILFAAADPTAYNNCMVLQLHCYQLYTGHVFTSPDASSQNASYTSLTRTQTLFLGEVLGRGFSFIFTEMDVMWLKNPFARLSHSGEDMLLSHGVYDGHRFEEFNSTNSGLYFVSSNEKTTALFKQSYAVMHHSKSMREDDALYVLRSEEVLRQLDMKVGYLDPTSFGSFCQDNLDITKVITVHANCCPSNKAKIEDLTAMLDARKAYNGTFNATIPAHGSCSQSWKTYQLETALQGASMGNKTVIISYLNKAYVDENGMLDLFLRSLTEGESTAFLIKHLFLITVDQISFERCRTLNLHCYRPVAEGLNFSKEQLFMSAGYIDLVWQKILILGQILEHGYNFIFTDMDVIWLRNPFAKLNLNGEDFQISCDRYNGSPFDDSNSINTGFFFVRSNNKTIKLFDMWSASRESFGQKHDQDVLAALKSAGVFKQLGISVRYLDTLYFSTFCQDSESFKEVTTVHGNCCRSIKAKIDDLTAALQTWKKFDGTTALTWPKHIACIQSWRD